The Aureimonas mangrovi genome contains the following window.
GCCGTCAGGATCTCACCCGTCGCTTCGTCGAACTGGCCGGAGGCGACCGTCCATCGGATAAGATGCTGGATCAGCGTCTTCGGCACGCCCGGATTGACCCCGTAATGGCTCATCTGGTCGCCGACGCCGTAGGTCGCCCAGCCGAGCGCGAGTTCCGAGAGATCGCCGGTGCCGATGACGAAGCCGCCGCGCTGGTTGGCGAGCCGGAAGAGATAGTCGGTGCGGAGCCCCGCCTGCACGTTCTCGAAGGTGACGTCGTAGACCGGCTCGTCCTTGGCGAACGGGTGGCCCATGTCGGCGAGCATCTGGCGGGCGGCGGGGCGGATGTCGATCTCATCGGCCGTGACGCCGAGCGCGCGCATCAGCGCCCAGGCGTTCGCCTTCGTCGCCTCGCCCGTCGCGAAACCCGGCAGCGTAAAGGCGAGGATGTTCTCGCGCGAAACGCCCATCACGTCGCAGGCCTTGGCCGCGACGATCAGCGCGTGGGTGGAATCGAGGCCGCCCGAAACACCGATCACCATCGTCTCGCCCGGCGTTGCCTCGAAGCGACGGATCAGCGCATGAACCTGGATGTTGAACGCCTCGTAGCAGTCCCGGTCGAGGCTTTCGGGCGCATTCGGCACGTAGGGGAAGCGCCGCGCCGGGCGGATCAGCCCACGATCCTGAAAATGCGGGCGATGCTCGAAGGCGATCCGGCGAAAGCGCGTCTCGGGATGGCCGGCCGCCGCCGCGCCGTCGTTGAAGGTACCGGTGCGCAGGCGCTCCAGCCGGATGCGCTGGAGGTCCACATCGGCGAGGATGTGCTGCGCCTCGCGGCGGAAGCGCTCGGATTCGGCGAGGAGATCGCCGAGTTCATGCACGGTCCCCTGCCCGTCGAAGGAGACGTCGTTCGAACTCTCGCCCGGCCCGGCCGCCGAATAGACATAGGCCGAGACCGTGCGCATCGCGTGGCTGGCGCACAGGAGGTGCCGGTCCGCCGCCTTGCCGACGGTGATTGGCGAGCCGGAGAGGTTGCACAGGATCAGCGCCCCGGCCAAGGCGCCGTTCGTGGAGGGCGGCGCCGGCGCCCAGACGTCCTCGCAGATTTCCACGTGAAACACGAAGTCGGTAAGATCGCTCGCGGCGAAGACGAGGTCCGGCCCGAAGGGCACGCGCGCGCCCAGAAGCTCCATCGAGAGGCCGGCCAGGCCGATACCGGGCGCGAACCAGCGCTTCTCGTAATATTCGCGGTAGTTCGGCAGATAGGATTTCGGAACGACGCCGAGGATCGCCCCGCGCGAGACGACGACGGCACAGTTGTAGAGCCGGCCCTCGCGCCGGACCGGGGCCCCGACGAGAAGGACGGCCGAAAGTTCACGGCTTGCCTCGACGACGCGTCCGAGCGCGGCCTCCAC
Protein-coding sequences here:
- a CDS encoding NAD(+) synthase — protein: MSQEGRAPFEAFHSHGFVRVAVSTPRVFVADPASNAAGTIAEAKSACEDGADLVVFPELGLSGYAIDDLLMQEALLDDVEAALGRVVEASRELSAVLLVGAPVRREGRLYNCAVVVSRGAILGVVPKSYLPNYREYYEKRWFAPGIGLAGLSMELLGARVPFGPDLVFAASDLTDFVFHVEICEDVWAPAPPSTNGALAGALILCNLSGSPITVGKAADRHLLCASHAMRTVSAYVYSAAGPGESSNDVSFDGQGTVHELGDLLAESERFRREAQHILADVDLQRIRLERLRTGTFNDGAAAAGHPETRFRRIAFEHRPHFQDRGLIRPARRFPYVPNAPESLDRDCYEAFNIQVHALIRRFEATPGETMVIGVSGGLDSTHALIVAAKACDVMGVSRENILAFTLPGFATGEATKANAWALMRALGVTADEIDIRPAARQMLADMGHPFAKDEPVYDVTFENVQAGLRTDYLFRLANQRGGFVIGTGDLSELALGWATYGVGDQMSHYGVNPGVPKTLIQHLIRWTVASGQFDEATGEILTAILDTEISPELVPAGADGTIQSTQEKIGPYELNDFFLFHTLRYGQSPAKIAFLAWHAWGDAEAGQWPANMPADARNAYDLATIRHWLERFLVRFFQTSQFKRTAMPNGPKVSSGGALSPRGDWRAPSDAVADAWLRGLASVPQKKNQ